The following coding sequences lie in one Arachis ipaensis cultivar K30076 chromosome B05, Araip1.1, whole genome shotgun sequence genomic window:
- the LOC107640586 gene encoding uncharacterized protein LOC107640586, with protein MTISKALCDLGASINLMPSSLVKKLRMKEVKPVQISLELVDKSVVYPRGIVENLLVKVDRFIFPADFVILESDEDDSDSIILGRPFLATARAIVDVEKGELTLGYMMKVSH; from the coding sequence ATGACTATCAGCAAGGCGCTGTGTGACCTAGGGGCTAGTATTAATCTGATGCCCTcctctctagtgaaaaagctGCGCATGAAAGAAGTGAAACCAGTACAGATATCTTTAGAATTGGTGGACAAATCAGTAGTGTACCCAAGGGGTATAGttgagaaccttctagtcaaAGTAGACAGATTCAttttccctgctgattttgtgatCTTGGAATCTGATGAGGATGATAGTGActctattatactgggaaggccattcttggccactgctagggccattGTAGACGTAGAAAAAGGAGAGTTGACCTTAGGCTACatgatgaaagtgtcacactga